In one window of Clarias gariepinus isolate MV-2021 ecotype Netherlands chromosome 10, CGAR_prim_01v2, whole genome shotgun sequence DNA:
- the LOC128531878 gene encoding cytochrome P450 2F2-like: MLGSWILVVVCVCLFFLFYRIQRPRNLPPGPRPITIFGNLFHFNIKNPLKDFEKLAEQYGNIYSLYVGTKPAVVLNGFKSIREALLTKSADFSGRPPSLFMDITKGKGVIIADYSLQWKEHRRFALMTLRNFGLGKQSMENRIMGEIEHLVAKLEKYAGSSISPQTLFHDAASNIIYLVLFGTRYEYGDETLKVYVRMFTEITKLAQGPWAMIYDALPVVRSWPLPFKKGFHNYSRLKTLSETMINKHKTTRVPGKPRDFVDCYLDELEKSGNESTFSEENLVAYIIDLHIAGTDTTSNTLLTAILYLMAHPDIQKKCQQEIDEVMEGKSQASFEDRHNMPYTQAMIHECQRIAITVPLSVFHCTTRDTELMNYTIPKGTTIIPNLSSVLREEGQWKFPHDFNPLNFLNDKGQFEKPEAFLPFSAGPRVCLGEGLARMELFLFLVTLLHRFQFVWPEDAGEPDFTPVFGITVTPKPYRMKVRLRQPSREI, encoded by the exons ATGCTGGGTTCTTGGATTCTGGTTGTGGTTTGTGTCtgccttttcttccttttctacAGAATCCAGAGGCCCAGGAACTTACCTCCAGGACCAAGACCCATTACTATATTTGGAAACTTGTTTCATTTTAACATCAAAAATCCTTTGAAAGACTTTGAGAAG TTGGCTGAGCAATATGGAAACATTTACAGCCTGTATGTTGGTACAAAACCAGCTGTTGTTCTTAATGGTTTTAAATCCATAAGAGAAGCTCTGCTGACAAAATCTGCAGACTTTTCAGGACGCCCACCAAGCCTGTTTATGGATATAACTAAAGGAAAAG GAGTCATAATAGCCGATTATAGTCTACAATGGAAGGAGCATCGGCGCTTTGCTCTCATGACCTTAAGAAACTTTGGCTTGGGAAAACAGTCTATGGAGAACAGGATTATGGGGGAAATTGAACATCTTGTTGCAAAATTGGAGAAATATGCTG GAAGTTCCATTTCACCTCAGACTTTGTTCCACGATGCTGCATCAAATATCATCTACCTAGTTTTGTTTGGCACCCGCTATGAATATGGTGATGAAACACTTAAAGTGTATGTTCGTATGTTTACCGAAATTACAAAGCTTGCTCAAGGACCTTGGGCGATg ATCTATGATGCACTTCCTGTGGTGAGGTCCTGGCCCCTTCCCTTTAAAAAAGGATTTCATAATTACAGCAGACTTAAAACCTTATCAGAGACCATGATCAACAAGCACAAGACAACAAGAGTCCCAGGAAAACCAAGAGATTTTGTTGACTGCTATCTGGATGAGCTTGAGAAG AGTGGCAATGAATCCACTTTTAGTGAAGAAAACCTTGTGGCATATATTATTGATCTACATATAGCTGGAACTGATACCACATCCAACACACTCCTTACAGCGATTCTCTACCTCATGGCTCATCCAGACATACAGA AGAAATGCCAGCAGGAGATTGATGAGGTTATGGAGGGAAAATCTCAGGCATCTTTTGAGGACAGACACAACATGCCATACACACAGGCTATGATTCATGAGTGTCAGCGCATTGCCATTACTGTCCCTCTGAGTGTGTTCCACTGTACCACAAGAGATACAGAACTGATGAACTACACCATACCAAAG GGAACAACGATCATCCCCAACCTGTCCTCAGTGTTACGTGAAGAAGGCCAGTGGAAGTTTCCTCATGATTTTAACCCACTGAACTTTCTAAATGACAAAGGGCAGTTTGAGAAACCTGAGGCCTTCTTGCCCTTTTCTGCTG GGCCTCGTGTGTGTCTTGGAGAAGGACTGGCTCGCATGGAGCTCTTCCTCTTCTTGGTTACTCTCCTGCAccgctttcagtttgtttgGCCTGAAGATGCAGGAGAACCAGATTTCACTCCTGTGTTTGGAATAACAGTTACACCAAAACCATACAGGATGAAAGTCAGGCTGAGACAGCCATCTagagaaatatag